A genomic segment from Gossypium hirsutum isolate 1008001.06 chromosome D04, Gossypium_hirsutum_v2.1, whole genome shotgun sequence encodes:
- the LOC107948748 gene encoding calmodulin binding protein PICBP yields the protein MVQRKVPNKLGNGIQGDLLKTERLLGSLKPSYCQHQATDLKKKMKKSTSIKLSEGSLRSSSPLRKTFAQPGKPPPLNVLPAATPQNKSVIKAVDGSPNYMKSTSSSKAKKESSPVSSLAGSDSKNLRRRCSTGSISSDSCNKAAGARTLTRTSNLKLVRTLTKSPTFKPARASAKKCSRVALCADMNVQRATCSSTLKDSKFPSYLMLNHGTESEGTSIIKVCPYTYCSLNGHHHTPLPQLKCFLKARRRSMKTQRSMKMEALSPRRVKPSGDGTEGGDEEPVVFADRPTSNGMDLDISPSHLMQGGAMDFFIEIYAKNKGNDAEATHGSTQMKAKGKDNPGYDNETGVELISDSSSEGSPDSEIDFDEKIEHCGDIISKIDDISETLKQRDADEESRGVLIKEESPPLNLKGDKHESVSKVDVDHAMFQVIDLEWEEWQFSASEPDYEAHSSMESDLDTGDSSESHRDNLCDEILINSDESNSNTAKEVSADGAEQAFEETLSYNQVSSAEDMLEVSVAMEEENTETYLIGIFTTASSRKKLHEEPTPSKEKMLENGVPGTVNDVSEALEVPENISTIDLNEEAFDLTEQFQLHSFNKLKQDETNEDYNIVWKPGDTEADQIDTSCDFCPENKLPSGETGDKTEAEKVAYSELLIGFLGLSHVLPRADDEFEVEDNERFSTRDTALESLFSQSQDHLSDSQHKNVHVVDNQSALEEDQEEAKLKVPTSMDPEKHNGSRMHKTRLADGSEVGKMEFEDSATAGLDVAETYPAANDKTKTIPKPRSKFSFTRSNAKEEVPENHSDRKWTIGCKRHEDNYEEKKKFNLREPNLLPVVPEPDAEKVDLRHQPMDKRKNAEEWMLDHALQQVVTKLAPARKRKVALLVEAFETVQPRTKCETHLRQTSTGFGHGQSIQACN from the coding sequence ATGGTTCAAAGAAAGGTGCCCAACAAACTCGGTAATGGAATCCAAGGTGATCTCCTTAAAACAGAAAGGCTGTTGGGAAGCCTCAAACCATCATATTGTCAGCACCAAGCAACTGActtgaagaaaaaaatgaaaaaatcaaCGTCAATTAAGCTCTCAGAAGGCAGTCTAAGATCATCATCACCTTTGAGGAAAACCTTTGCACAACCTGGAAAACCACCACCTCTCAATGTTCTTCCAGCTGCAACTCCACAGAATAAATCTGTGATCAAAGCTGTCGATGGATCACCAAACTACATGAAGTCTACCAGCAGTTCCAAGGCCAAAAAGGAGAGTTCTCCGGTAAGTTCTCTAGCTGGTTCAGATAGCAAGAATCTACGTAGAAGATGTTCAACCGGTTCTATCAGCTCTGATTCTTGTAATAAGGCAGCTGGTGCTAGAACTCTAACAAGGACATCTAATTTGAAGCTGGTGAGGACTTTGACAAAATCTCCTACTTTCAAGCCGGCTAGAGCTTCGGCCAAAAAATGTTCCAGGGTCGCTTTATGTGCAGATATGAATGTACAGAGGGCTACCTGTTCTTCAACTTTAAAGGATTCAAAGTTTCCCTCATATCTCATGCTGAATCATGGGACTGAGTCTGAGGGAACTTCTATTATCAAGGTCTGCCCATATACTTACTGTTCCCTTAATGGTCATCACCATACTCCTTTGCCTCAATTGAAATGTTTCTTAAAAGCAAGGAGACGTTCTATGAAAACCCAGAGAAGCATGAAGATGGAAGCTTTGAGCCCTCGTAGAGTAAAGCCTTCTGGTGATGGAACGGAGGGGGGTGACGAAGAGCCTGTGGTTTTTGCTGACAGGCCCACCAGCAATGGAATGGATTTGGATATCTCCCCTTCTCATTTGATGCAAGGGGGAGCCATGGATTTCTTCATTGAAATCTATGcaaaaaacaaaggaaatgaCGCTGAAGCAACCCATGGAAGCACACAAATGAAGGCCAAGGGAAAGGATAATCCTGGATATGACAATGAAACAGGGGTAGAGCTAATTTCAGATAGTTCATCTGAAGGATCACCAGACTCTGAGATTGATTTTGATGAAAAAATTGAACATTGTGGTGACATTATTTCCAAAATTGATGATATCAGTGAAACGCTCAAACAAAGAGACGCAGATGAAGAATCTAGAGGAGTTCTTATTAAAGAAGAATCACCACCCTTGAACTTAAAAGGTGATAAGCATGAAAGCGTTTCAAAGGTTGACGTGGACCATGCTATGTTTCAAGTTATTGATTTGGAGTGGGAAGAGTGGCAATTTTCTGCTTCAGAGCCTGATTATGAAGCCCATTCTTCAATGGAATCTGATTTGGATACTGGGGATTCGTCAGAAAGTCATAGGGATAATCTGTGTGATGAAATTCTGATCAATTCAGATGAAAGTAACAGCAACACTGCAAAGGAGGTTTCGGCTGATGGAGCAGAACAAGCCTTTGAAGAAACCTTGAGCTACAACCAAGTTTCCTCCGCTGAAGACATGTTGGAGGTATCGGTAGCCATGGAAGAAGAAAACACTGAAACATATTTGATAGGCATCTTTACAACAGCTTCTTCAAGAAAGAAGTTACATGAGGAACCAACACCAAGCAAGGAGAAAATGCTGGAGAATGGAGTTCCTGGAACAGTTAATGATGTTTCTGAAGCACTAGAAGTTCCTGAAAACATCAGCACtattgatttgaatgaagaaGCTTTTGACTTAACCGAGCAATTTCAGCTCCACTCATTTAATAAGTTGAAGCAAGATGAAACAAATGAAGATTACAACATAGTCTGGAAGCCGGGGGATACGGAAGCAGATCAGATTGACACCAGCTGTGATTTCTGTCCAGAAAATAAACTTCCAAGTGGTGAAACGGGAGATAAAACGGAAGCAGAGAAAGTAGCTTATTCCGAATTATTGATTGGATTCCTTGGTTTATCTCATGTTCTACCAAGGGCAGACGATGAATTTGAGGTAGAAGACAATGAAAGGTTTTCAACTCGAGATACTGCTCTAGAGAGCCTTTTTTCCCAGAGTCAAGATCATCTGTCAGATAGCCAACATAAGAATGTGCATGTTGTAGACAATCAGAGTGCCCTAGAGGAAGATCAAGAAGAAGCTAAGTTAAAAGTTCCTACTTCCATGGATCCAGAGAAGCATAACGGTTCAAGGATGCATAAAACTCGTTTAGCTGATGGCAGTGAAGTTGGAAAAATGGAATTCGAGGATAGTGCTACTGCTGGATTGGATGTGGCAGAAACATACCCTGCAGCAAATGATAAAACTAAAACCATCCCCAAGCCAAGAAGCAAGTTCTCCTTCACTAGAAGCAATGCTAAAGAAGAAGTGCCTGAAAATCATAGCGACAGAAAATGGACAATTGGGTGCAAAAGACATGAAGATAACTACGAGGAGAAAAAGAAATTCAACCTGCGAGAACCAAACCTCTTGCCTGTTGTTCCAGAGCCAGATGCAGAAAAGGTTGATCTCAGGCATCAACCAATGGATAAAAGGAAAAATGCAGAGGAATGGATGCTCGATCATGCACTACAACAAGTTGTCACCAAACTTGCTCCGGCTAGAAAACGAAAGGTGGCATTACTTGTTGAAGCCTTTGAAACAGTCCAGCCAAGAACTAAATGTGAAACTCATTTGAGGCAAACTTCAACAGGCTTTGGCCATGGACAATCCATTCAAGCTTGTAATTGA